Genomic segment of Sebastes umbrosus isolate fSebUmb1 chromosome 22, fSebUmb1.pri, whole genome shotgun sequence:
gcattgattctccaaaacactgcattgatttttaattaacttctTAAAAAACTAACGGCCTATTTGACCTTCCAGAGAGgcttcagtcggttgcaatctgcaacctcactgccagatcctacacactgctcctttaaagaagtgggtttttttagatgtttttttgaaAATCAACATACTCAGCTGATCTGATGAGAGGTTGGAGATTTTTCCAAAATCTGTGATGCTGAGACACCAAAAGTGCAGTCACCTTTGGTTAGCATGTTGTATAGCCAAAAGGTTTTGGTGGAGTGGCATATCAGTGGTGTAACGGCTTAGTAGTTCGGAAATGTAGGCAGGAGCTAGGCCATGTGGTGGATTGAACTCATTTATTGACCTGGTGTTCGAATTTCAATTGAGGGTGAACTTTAGCAGCAAGGTTCCTACAGTTACGTTTGACATAAGGGCTAAGTGGGCCAAATACACTAGAGTAGTATTTACCACATTGGCGGGTCTTGTTGTCACCCTGGCTCTGATGTTTCTGAGCACACTACCACTGCTTGAAGGAGTCAGACATGCTGGGTGTTTGTAATGCCGTACCAATTGTGTCCCACTGACTCTGAGATAGTGTTGCTGAGAGTTTGATGTGCTTAAGTAACCACAAACAAGAACCAAATAACGCATCTTGTGTGAGGGGGGAAActtactttctctctctcgtatCTGAGCTCACAGGCGCCGCAGACATCActtgtgtgtggttgtgtgtttgtgcattgttGACTACAAGTATAGCGTGAGTGGAAATCACATCAAAGAGACCTGGTTTAACTGTAGCTGAGGGAACGTGTTTAATTGGTGCTTTGCAAGGTAAATCTTTACATTCAGTACATGGAGGTGAAATCTGTCTAAATTGTCACTTCTATtaacacaaatgaaacatgtccaGTTCTACTGCTTTATACTGGAGTACACACATTCACTCCCATTGTCGTCTCTCTGTCTCGTTGATCTGGTGGCCCTGTTCACCCTTACAGCAGCATAATGGAGGCTGTCTGCATCTTGGCAACCCTGGTAACAAAGTATGAAATAGTTAATTGCCATAATAGTATACGTCTCATGACTTAAAAGTATTGAAAACAGCATCACTAACATCTGTACAGTCTAattcaaatgcaaaaataatttctacgattttttctatttttttatttcaagcggtggacaaaataacagaaacacgccaaaaaataatacaatccAAAACAACAATAGCACCAACTTCAGTCTTGCGCGATGACCATCGGTCACCGCTTCACAATCTTCAATCAGTCCTCACAAGGGTATGTAGTttttattgcaatatattgaaccgGATATTTTACAGGTGATactctctcttcctcatctCTGTTTTCTGGCTTTGAATCACTCACCTCTGCATTGGGAGCCGAAGCAGCTGGAGATCTGGCCTGAGAGTCTggttttgaaaaaacaaaacagaaaaacttcTTTAAAATGCACTATGGTGAGAAGGCCAATTCTCATTCACTTCGTTTCTGCCTTCTTCAATATCGCATACATTAAACACTATCAAATGTaagtactagggctgtcaaagttaacgagatactAATGCTTTAAtgcaaatctgttttaacgccGTTGATTTCTTTAATGTGTTTAGtcttagcgggctcagttttaaaatcaGAGTCAGGATTAGgatggcattatatgaaacttgaaaacctaaagaatccatcattaccaaccatgtcaaactagcctgtcgagaaggaggttaaataaggctccaaagttgggctaaattttagcgaggaaaaactggcatggctgttttcaaaggggtcccttgacctctgacctcaagatatgtgaatgaaaatgggttctatgggtacccacgagtctcccctttacacacatgcccactttatgataatcacatacagtttggggcaagtcaaagtcaagtcagcacactgacagctgttgttgcctgttgggctgcagtttgccatgttatgatttgagcatattgttttatgctaaatgcagtacagaCTATTATGCTAAATGTGAACAAACATATCCCCAATATAATTAACCACTCTCAGCGCATCACAGTAATATTAACACTTCTCTACTAAGTCAGTATGAAACTgattgtgagggtttctgaaaattattcgtcattgttttgtgtttttaattgatttccaaaaataaatatatacaaacatttgcataaagcagcatatttgcccactcccatgttgataagaatattaaatatttgacaaatctcccttttaaggtacattttgaacagaaaaaaaaaattgtgattaattacgattaactatggacaatcacgctattaattgcgattaaatattttaatcgattgacagccctagtaaatatcaGTTTAGCCTACCTGTGCATTGGCAGCTGTTTGTCttgtacattttatatattttgcaaGCCAGGAAAACAACCAGGATGGTGGTGAATGCCAAAGCTCCACTCAAGAAATACACCAAGACAAGAGAGTCTTCCTCATCTGCAGATGAACATGAGGACACAGAGCTTTCAGggtttgttttttcatcaaatttgatCAGAAAGTATCCATCACTATTTAACAAAAGAGATCATCTTTACTAAAATGTTCCTCACCTTTAAAGTCCAGCTTGGTCCCGTTTCCAAACAGTATGTGTCCACATGAGGCAACAGCACAGTAGTAGGTCCCAACATGAGACCGGTTCAGGCTCTTTATTGGCAGGTTGTagacacaggtgtgtgtttgtgtgttggatTTCTTCTCACACTGATCATTCCTGCCTCCATGGGTGTAAATGAGTCCTGGATGAGATTCTTCAGAGTTTCTGAACCAGTAAACACTGTGTTCTCCATCACAGGTCCcagtgtgtactgtacagtTCAGAGTCACAGAGCCTCCTGGCTGGACGGTCTCAGATGCTGACTGCTGGACTAAAGCTGGGACGTTCAGACCTGAACCCTTTACGTGGACAATAGCGCCCTCCGCAAATTCATACTGGTATGAATAGCCACTTATGCAGAAGTAGGTAGCGGAGTCTGACAGTTGCACATATAAGATCTTCAAGTGATTTTTACCAGTGCCGGCTTCCACTTTAAAGC
This window contains:
- the LOC119482123 gene encoding uncharacterized protein LOC119482123 isoform X3 codes for the protein MFYWYKQAFGQKPQLVSKIYKHDKDATLNGEFKNDPRFEVEAGTGKNHLKILYVQLSDSANYYCAISHSYKFEFMEGFLVSVQGSGLNVPALVQQSASETVQPGGSVTLNCTVHTGTCDGEHSVYWFRNSEESHPGLIYTHGGRNDQCEKKSNTQTHTCVYNLPIKSLNRSHVGTYYCAVASCGHILFGNGTKLDFKDEEDSLVLVYFLSGALAFTTILVVFLACKIYKMYKTNSCQCTDSQARSPAASAPNAEGCQDADSLHYAAVRVNRATRSTRQRDDNGSECVYSSIKQ
- the LOC119482123 gene encoding V-set and immunoglobulin domain-containing protein 1-like isoform X2, with protein sequence MTPPMFALYLSCLLLRTMANTTAPKLSSPLRFVSVSIGENVTLECFYEDTVAVMFYWYKQAFGQKPQLVSKFYKHDKNATLNGEFKNDPRFKVEAGTGKNHLKILYVQLSDSATYFCISGYSYQYEFAEGAIVHVKGSGLNVPALVQQSASETVQPGGSVTLNCTVHTGTCDGEHSVYWFRNSEESHPGLIYTHGGRNDQCEKKSNTQTHTCVYNLPIKSLNRSHVGTYYCAVASCGHILFGNGTKLDFKDEEDSLVLVYFLSGALAFTTILVVFLACKIYKMYKTNSCQCTDSQARSPAASAPNAEGCQDADSLHYAAVRVNRATRSTRQRDDNGSECVYSSIKQ